GAAGGGCCGAGAAGATGCGCTCCGCCTGGGACATCGGCACGAAGTCCCGATCCGCTGTGATCAGCATCACTGGCTCGGTGATGCGATCGGCCGCGAACAACGGGCTCTTTTCCAGATAGACGCCAGGCTTCGCCCAGGGCGGACCGCCGGTCCCGCCCTGCCCGACCTCGGCCCATCCCATCTGATAGGCGACGGTGGACCCCTCCTCTGGCCGGCTTCGACTGATCGGGGTGAACTCGCCCCAGGCGCCGACCAGATCGGACAGGCCGGCCCAGGACACATAGGAGCGATACCGGTGGGAGTGTGTGGCGATCCCCAGCGCCGCATAGCCTCCGTAACTATGCCCGAGGATCGCCAGCCGATCGGCCGGGAGATCCGGAACGGCTGCGAGCATCGCATCGACCGCGATGTCGACGCTTTGCGTATAGCCGTCGCTCGTATCGGAGCCCTCTCCGTCGAGGGGCATGGAGGGGGACAGAACGGCGTAGCCGGCGCCGGCGATCAGCTCCAGGCTGAGCGACACCCTCATCGTAACCGGATCCTGGAAGACGCCGTCGTCGACCGAGCCGGGATAGACCGCGACGATCACGCCCTTGACGTCCCGCGGCGCCACGCCATCGGGGAGATAGAGGTAGCTCTGTGTGTCGCGGCCGAGGCGATCCTTGTGGGCGAGGGCCTGCGCCCGGGGCCATGACCGGTCGGCGAGTTCGGCGTTGAGACGATCGATCGTGCGTGTCCCCAGGGTGTCTGCGAGCCGCAGCGTCTGCTCGCCTTTGTCCGTCGTCAGGGAGACAATCGTCGACGGGCCGGCTGCCACGATCCGCGTCATTCCGCCTGCGGCGCCCGGCGACAGGCGGACCGCGTCGCCCTCCCCCACGGTCCGCGCCGCGCCGTTTGCCAGGACGCCCACCGCCCAGTTGCGATCGGGCGGGGTGTTGATGCGCAGACGCAGCGGCGCGAGCATGTCGGTGAACCCGGCGTCGGTGACCGCCTCATCCGGGCTGGATCGACGCTTCAGACCGCCGCTCTGCGTTTCCCACAGTCCGCCATCGGCGAACATCAGAAGGCTGTGCCCGGTACTCGCGGCCAGCCGGGCGGGAGGGGCGGCCAGTTCCCGGGTCAGAGAGACCGGCGGCTGCGTCGAACTCACGCCCCACCAGTCGAACCGGTCGCCGCCCGACAGACGCGCGTACAGCACCGGTTGCTCGCCGTTGAGGTTGGCCCGCACGCCGCGCAGGCTGTCCAGACCGCTGCCGGCGGGAAAGGGATCGAGGCCATCGAGGCGCAGGGCGATACGGGAGCCGTCCGGCCGCACCTGAAACAGTCCCCCGGCCGCCCAGGACGCCCCGTATGCCCGGGCCCAGATCAGCAACGCACCCGAGTTCGGCGACCAGCGCAGAAGATGAGGCGCCACGTCCAGTTCCCTGACCGGCCGGGTCAGGGCGCCCGTTCGGGTGTCGATCATCACGAGGTCACCGCGTTCGGCGATATCGCTCTGGATCAGGGGGCGGGACGGGTCGGCGGCGATGCCGGCCCCGCCCAGGAGGACGGCGAAGGCGCGCCCGTCGGGCGAGGCGGCGATGTCGTGGACACGTCCGTGCAGCAGGGGTCTGACGCTGTTTGTCGTGCGGTCGAAAATCACGACGCTATGGTCGGCGAGCGGATTCTGCGTTGAGGCGACGCCGCCCTGGGTGTCCACCACCGTGCGCGACGGAGTCTTCCCGTGCGCCATCGCGGCCCATTGACGCGCGACCTCCATCTGGCTGTCGCCGTCGTGACGCAGAACCCACGGCAGGCTTGCGTCCGGACGCACCGTCATCGCCAGACGGTCCTCATCGAGCCAGGCCGCGAAGGCGCCGGCGACCGGCATGTCCGGCGTCAGGCCGGTCCAGTGGACGGTGCGCATGGCCATGTCGACCACGCCAGCCTCGAGCTTTCGGTCGGCCAGCCGATAGACCAGCAGTCGGGC
The genomic region above belongs to Brevundimonas goettingensis and contains:
- a CDS encoding alpha/beta hydrolase family protein; the encoded protein is MSGRFARLAAAVMTLVWISTQTLAQSRPVTIDDVVALETIGTVTIDPGASWLVYERRGAFDAATDYDLGYRSVWTVSALYSLDLRHGGAPAPLLANAGSGGLILGPWSPSGARLLVYRLADRKLEAGVVDMAMRTVHWTGLTPDMPVAGAFAAWLDEDRLAMTVRPDASLPWVLRHDGDSQMEVARQWAAMAHGKTPSRTVVDTQGGVASTQNPLADHSVVIFDRTTNSVRPLLHGRVHDIAASPDGRAFAVLLGGAGIAADPSRPLIQSDIAERGDLVMIDTRTGALTRPVRELDVAPHLLRWSPNSGALLIWARAYGASWAAGGLFQVRPDGSRIALRLDGLDPFPAGSGLDSLRGVRANLNGEQPVLYARLSGGDRFDWWGVSSTQPPVSLTRELAAPPARLAASTGHSLLMFADGGLWETQSGGLKRRSSPDEAVTDAGFTDMLAPLRLRINTPPDRNWAVGVLANGAARTVGEGDAVRLSPGAAGGMTRIVAAGPSTIVSLTTDKGEQTLRLADTLGTRTIDRLNAELADRSWPRAQALAHKDRLGRDTQSYLYLPDGVAPRDVKGVIVAVYPGSVDDGVFQDPVTMRVSLSLELIAGAGYAVLSPSMPLDGEGSDTSDGYTQSVDIAVDAMLAAVPDLPADRLAILGHSYGGYAALGIATHSHRYRSYVSWAGLSDLVGAWGEFTPISRSRPEEGSTVAYQMGWAEVGQGGTGGPPWAKPGVYLEKSPLFAADRITEPVMLITADRDFVPMSQAERIFSALHRQNRTSRLVTYWGEGHMMWSPANARDLYAQLFAWWDETLRPSGSARPDPADPPKPAPSLPAPP